A part of Crassostrea angulata isolate pt1a10 chromosome 5, ASM2561291v2, whole genome shotgun sequence genomic DNA contains:
- the LOC128182789 gene encoding toll-like receptor 2 isoform X1, giving the protein MGWNKTKCMMVRQLFVSIVLMCRVTAMLTQNCSISYNVDDCGNKGLLWNCSGSNISKMPTVLPPELENSNTALDISYNQFTSLTKDTFEAIAAYSKVTSVILHHNNITKISKMVFQKMSILCSLDISNVHLKVNDINAEAFSNLNELQFLQIHQNDFHKAKNPRYPGIQLSKLRSLKYLKIDIFNGFQFQKPFENLSKLSKLEFNTIGEFKIANTSFEGLKLSPLRSLDMKFRNHVDCDVSEDLFCSFPYLDTNIEINFGGKCSIYAALRSLKCLQYRVIQKIDISANVHVFESDIVNISDKSFKYLFNICVSELILDYDAIIYLHLHLYRTTFWTCLNKLSLRSNRIQYVSMETIFALLTLPRLLEINACCNSRPPDTELFNIHSQQRYQNISININLPKSLIVLDYSYNYIHNQHYIRWYLLVTLIGENLRILNLQKTNFPLQFEHIFNFPSLRILNLSENNFTNIHPNIFQRVRNLRQLSAANVHLDLTNILIAEGLFKNLKCLTKLDLSRNGLAFLPQSLLRDQKQSLTEINLDHNMFSSIYDSLIQLENLNNLYLRYNLISKISEKDQRHFESLNNLSIYIEGNPISCACLNIQSLKWMKDHQNSFPDLGNVLCLENNHHVGHLFNDEIWRKFELDCQSKDWLIFSIVLLFLTILAFTSIVAIKNYRVHLEYVILRLKKQWKGIPLRKSEEEFLFDVYVSYSESDYVWVRDKLCPKLEDLNVKSWITDMNSTPGRWVLEGIVNRINECRKVMFVVSESFLDMEWSSYAVKTAITHAFHNQRQGFIVVLIKDGVALEKLPDELKNIWWCIEHFRWPEEESNEVILKKLTKALQSDLTF; this is encoded by the exons ATGGGATGGAATAAAACTAAATGTATGATGGTCAGACAGCTATTTGTTTCAATAGTTTTGATGT GTAGAGTAACAGCAATGTTGAcacaaaattgttcaatatcatACAATGTTGACGATTGTGGAAATAAGGGATTGCTGTGGAACTGCAGTGGATCAAACATCTCCAAAATGCCAACGGTGTTACCTCCTGAATTGGAAAATAGCAATACTGCGTTGGATATATCGTACAATCAATTCACTTCTCTAACAAAAGATACATTTGAAGCAATAGCGGCTTACTCCAAGGTGACGTCTGTCATTCTTCACCACAATAACATAACCAAAATTTCAAAGATGGTCTTTCAAAAAATGTCAATCTTATGCAGTTTGGATATTTCTAATGTACATCTTAAAGTCAATGACATTAATGCCGAAGCCTTTTCTAATCTTAACGAACTCCAATTTCTTCAAATTcatcaaaatgattttcataaGGCGAAAAATCCAAGATATCCTGGTATTCAGCTTTCCAAACTTCGTTcactaaaatatttgaaaattgacatttttaatgGATTTCAGTTTCAAAAGCCGTTTGAAAATCTTTCCAAATTATCCAAATTAGAATTCAATACCATAGGTGAATTTAAAATAGCCAATACTTCTTTCGAGGGTCTTAAGCTCTCCCCACTCCGCAGCCTCGATATGAAGTTTAGAAATCATGTGGACTGTGACGTTTCGGAAGATCTATTTTGCTCGTTTCCGTACTTAGACACAAATATCGAAATAAATTTTGGCGGCAAGTGCAGTATTTATGCAGCATTAAGATCACTCAAATGTTTACAATATCGTGTAATCCAAAAAATCGATATAAGTGCAAATGTTCACGTTTTTGAATCAGACATAGTTAATATAAGCGATAAGAGCTTTAAATacctttttaatatttgtgtgaGTGAGCTCATATTAGATTACGACGCAATTATCTATCTTCATTTACATCTTTATAGAACTACATTTTGGACTTGTCTAAATAAATTAAGTCTTAGATCTAATAGAATCCAGTATGTTTCTATGGAGACTATATTTGCTTTATTGACTTTGCCACGTCTGCTTGAAATAAACGCTTGTTGCAATTCCCGGCCACCTGACACAGAATTATTTAACATCCACAGTCAACAAAGATATCAGaatatttctattaacattAATCTGCCAAAAAGTCTTATAGTTTTGGACTATTCCTACAATTACATTCACAATCAGCATTATATAAGATGGTATTTACTTGTAACGCTTATAGGGGAAAATTTGCGCATACTGAATCTTCAAAAAACTAATTTTCCTCTACAGTTTGAACATATCTTTAATTTTCCGTCCTTAAGAATTCTTAATTTATCTGAAAATAACTTTACAAATATTCATCCCAATATATTTCAAAGAGTAAGAAATCTTCGCCAGTTATCCGCAGCAAATGTTCACTTAGACCTGACTAACATTTTGATTGCCGAaggtttgtttaaaaatctcaaaTGTTTGACAAAACTTGATCTATCTCGAAATGGCTTAGCCTTTTTACCGCAGTCTCTACTAAGAGACCAAAAACAATCTTTAACAGAAATTAATCTAGATCATAATATGTTTTCTTCCATCTACGATTCCTTAATCCAGTTGGAGAATTTGAACAATCTCTATCTTCGATACAACTTGATATCAAAGATTTCGGAGAAGGACCAAAGGCATTTTGAATCATTGAACAACCTGTCAATCTATATTGAAGGAAATCCAATTTCTTGTGCATGCTTAAACATCCAGTCTTTGAAATGGATGAAAGATCACCAAAATTCGTTTCCAGATCTTGGCAACGTTCTATGTTTGGAAAACAACCACCATGTTGGTCATTTATTCAACGATGAAATATGGCGGAAATTCGAACTAGACTGCCAGTCAAAAGATTGGCTCATATTTTCTATCGTATTGCTGTTTTTGACAATATTAGCATTCACAAGTATTGTTGCTATCAAAAACTACCGTGTCCATCTAGAATATGTAATTCTTAGACTGAAAAAACAATGGAAAGGTATACCTTTACGAAAAAGTGAAGAGGAGTTTTTGTTTGATGTGTATGTATCATACAGTGAATCGGACTACGTATGGGTCAGAGATAAACTTTGTCCAAAACTAGAGGATTTAAACGTAAAGTCATGGATAACAGATATGAATTCCACTCCAGGCCGCTGGGTATTAGAAGGAATTGTGAATCGTATTAACGAGTGCAGGAAAGTAATGTTTGTTGTAAGTGAAAGTTTTTTGGACATGGAGTGGTCTTCATATGCAGTTAAAACAGCCATCACCCATGCTTTCCATAATCAACGACAGGGGTTTATTGTGGTTTTGATAAAAGATGGAGTTGCTCTT